From Phaeocystidibacter marisrubri, the proteins below share one genomic window:
- a CDS encoding glycosyltransferase, which yields MPTTPLKILHLAKWYPNEKDPQNGVFVKNQIIACKGVAEQAVLYWGTAKKYKCTSETEDGIPTIRHYFPEGKRLQNTGQKWSSIRRLINEVWKGQKPDVIHLHIADNDQWIMVEYAKASSIPIVLTEHWSGYLDHRFQNKKAIAKALTIALLKRVNVVTTVSGFLADAMIKASGRKDIEIVPNVVDTESIHSQPPQQNILSFGVLADLDDNIKNISGTLRAFRNFKAEHSDATLHIMGGGKDEQRLKDLSDELQLGDAVIFHGRLDHHDSLKTLNDVQTVIVNSRRETFSVVCLEAIALGKKLICTRCGGPETFLRDELVIWSRVDDDLDLLRCMRESTSQPYPTIESKMLQVEPFLPEVVANQWLTIYSQLASSK from the coding sequence TTGCCCACTACCCCACTTAAAATACTTCACCTCGCTAAGTGGTATCCGAACGAAAAAGATCCTCAAAATGGAGTTTTCGTAAAGAATCAAATAATCGCTTGCAAAGGTGTTGCGGAACAAGCCGTGCTGTATTGGGGAACCGCTAAGAAGTATAAATGTACCTCGGAGACGGAAGATGGAATTCCCACCATTAGACACTATTTCCCTGAAGGTAAAAGGCTTCAAAACACGGGTCAGAAGTGGAGTTCAATTCGCCGATTGATCAATGAGGTTTGGAAGGGGCAAAAACCTGATGTCATCCATCTTCACATTGCCGACAATGACCAGTGGATTATGGTCGAATACGCCAAGGCCTCAAGTATTCCCATTGTCCTCACAGAGCATTGGTCGGGCTACCTCGATCATCGTTTTCAAAATAAAAAGGCCATTGCAAAAGCACTGACCATCGCTTTACTTAAAAGAGTGAACGTTGTTACCACGGTGAGTGGTTTCTTGGCGGATGCCATGATCAAAGCCAGCGGACGAAAAGATATTGAAATCGTCCCCAATGTGGTAGACACTGAGAGTATCCACTCCCAGCCACCTCAGCAAAACATACTCTCCTTTGGTGTTCTAGCTGATTTGGATGACAACATCAAGAATATCAGCGGTACTCTTCGCGCGTTTAGAAACTTCAAAGCAGAACATTCCGATGCCACCCTCCACATTATGGGTGGTGGAAAAGATGAACAACGTCTGAAAGACTTGAGTGATGAATTGCAGCTCGGTGATGCGGTTATCTTCCACGGAAGACTAGATCATCACGATTCTCTCAAGACCTTAAATGACGTTCAGACGGTCATTGTAAACAGTAGAAGGGAAACCTTCTCTGTGGTTTGTCTGGAAGCCATTGCCCTTGGAAAAAAGCTGATATGCACGCGTTGTGGAGGCCCTGAAACCTTCCTACGAGATGAACTGGTCATTTGGAGCAGAGTAGACGATGATCTCGACCTCTTGCGATGCATGCGTGAATCCACCTCTCAACCCTATCCAACGATAGAGTCGAAAATGTTGCAGGTGGAGCCATTCTTACCTGAGGTGGTAGCCAATCAGTGGCTCACCATCTACAGCCAATTGGCCAGCTCTAAATAA
- the bshB1 gene encoding bacillithiol biosynthesis deacetylase BshB1 yields MKLDILAFGAHPDDVELGCAGTLAKAAAAGKKVGIVDLTLGDLGTRGTPEIRLKEAAKAGEILGLSARENLGFRDGFFQNDEEHKREVIRMIRKYQPDVVICNAPSDRHPDHGRGSELVVESAFYAGLRKIETVDQGVKQEAWRPSKVYHYVQFYDLKVDFSVDVTGFVDQKMASINAHESQFYNPNSDEPKTVISSKQFHDSITGRMVEWGRIIGVEHAEGFIVDRTLGVDQITDLI; encoded by the coding sequence ATGAAGTTAGATATACTTGCATTTGGAGCTCATCCAGACGATGTAGAATTGGGCTGCGCTGGAACCTTGGCAAAGGCGGCTGCCGCGGGAAAGAAGGTTGGAATTGTGGATCTCACCCTTGGTGATCTCGGAACACGAGGAACACCGGAGATTCGCTTGAAAGAAGCAGCCAAAGCTGGGGAGATCTTGGGATTGAGTGCAAGAGAAAATCTGGGATTTCGCGATGGATTCTTTCAAAATGACGAAGAGCACAAGCGCGAAGTGATTCGAATGATTCGCAAGTATCAACCCGATGTGGTGATTTGCAATGCGCCTTCCGACCGTCACCCTGATCACGGAAGAGGTTCTGAGCTTGTGGTAGAAAGTGCTTTTTATGCGGGGCTACGCAAGATTGAAACTGTAGATCAAGGTGTGAAGCAAGAAGCATGGCGCCCATCTAAGGTATATCACTACGTGCAGTTTTATGATCTAAAGGTTGATTTCAGTGTAGACGTTACAGGATTTGTAGATCAAAAAATGGCTTCGATTAACGCACATGAGTCGCAGTTCTATAACCCAAACAGCGATGAACCAAAAACGGTAATCTCATCCAAGCAGTTTCATGATTCCATAACGGGTAGAATGGTGGAATGGGGTAGAATCATTGGCGTAGAACACGCTGAAGGATTCATCGTAGATCGCACTCTTGGCGTAGATCAAATCACCGATCTTATTTAG
- a CDS encoding glutathione peroxidase, translating to MDSFYSFEMTTLDGEPFNFEQLKGKRVLIVNTASECGYTPQYAQLQELYEEYGGEKFTIIGFPANNFGSQEPGSDEQIATFCQKNYGVSFPMMSKSSVVGEDMNPVYRWLTSASANGVSDGEVKWNFHKFTIDENGVWTAEYPSSVSPLDNAIIDFASGK from the coding sequence ATGGATAGTTTCTACAGTTTTGAAATGACAACGCTTGATGGCGAACCCTTTAATTTTGAGCAATTGAAAGGCAAGCGTGTCTTGATTGTCAATACTGCTTCAGAGTGTGGTTACACTCCTCAATATGCTCAACTTCAAGAGCTTTACGAAGAGTACGGTGGAGAGAAGTTTACCATTATTGGTTTTCCAGCCAATAACTTTGGTTCCCAAGAACCGGGTTCCGATGAGCAAATTGCTACGTTTTGTCAAAAGAACTACGGGGTTTCATTTCCTATGATGAGTAAATCATCAGTAGTAGGTGAAGACATGAATCCGGTGTATCGTTGGTTGACATCAGCTTCTGCCAATGGAGTTTCCGATGGTGAAGTGAAGTGGAACTTTCACAAGTTTACCATAGATGAGAACGGCGTATGGACGGCTGAGTACCCTTCTAGTGTTTCTCCTTTGGACAATGCAATTATCGACTTTGCCTCGGGTAAATAA
- a CDS encoding RNA polymerase sigma factor: MKETLSFTDLVVRCRKNDRRAQAMLYEKSFPALMKVCRRYRKQDEDARSLANSCYLKILLNLEKYDEAQPFLPWAMTVAVRACIDELRKSKTYNEQVLLSDEERPFRDDFNDSVSNDVLNTISAEEVDLVMNALPERQKLVFNMFEFEGYKHEEIGEILEISVRTSKRLLQAARETLRGRLIRRYQLKDVI; encoded by the coding sequence ATGAAGGAAACACTCTCATTTACAGATCTTGTTGTTCGTTGTCGGAAAAATGACCGACGCGCTCAAGCTATGCTGTATGAGAAGAGCTTTCCTGCGCTGATGAAAGTGTGTAGGCGCTATCGCAAGCAAGACGAAGATGCGAGGTCATTAGCCAACAGTTGTTATCTCAAAATTCTATTGAATTTGGAGAAGTATGACGAGGCACAGCCCTTTTTACCTTGGGCAATGACGGTAGCTGTTCGAGCGTGTATCGATGAATTGAGAAAGTCGAAGACATACAATGAACAGGTGTTGCTTAGCGACGAAGAACGTCCGTTTCGAGACGACTTCAACGATTCGGTTTCCAATGATGTTTTGAACACCATTTCTGCAGAAGAAGTGGATTTGGTGATGAACGCATTGCCTGAAAGACAAAAACTGGTGTTCAATATGTTTGAGTTTGAAGGGTACAAGCACGAAGAGATTGGAGAGATTCTCGAAATTTCCGTACGAACCAGCAAACGCTTATTACAAGCAGCTCGCGAAACGCTTCGCGGGCGGTTGATTCGGCGGTATCAATTGAAAGATGTGATTTGA
- a CDS encoding PKD domain-containing protein: MKPIYRVLLFLLVASTLAMGQVRGVHLELKAVLPPNTDLINYRVEVIDSSFTNQRVVHELFTDFAGEVDSVLSGAYDSGQMIIRVWGCNQQLAFNKSAAYDTINGITSMTDTAYVSCVDSCEGTVTDQLTNNTLTLSYVNHPNWTGQNMRYSFSDGTTQSGANISKTFSIPGKYYWAAVHLGCVVRQDTVTISPADSCEAKFIVDTVNSFGGNLVIWNISDSTSFGADSHTYFWNFGDGNAAQGPFPTHVYSQPGAYKVSVLMEEYDSQNTLICSSYHVETVGMDANGDLIYKTGYTLNVMDPYTIGIEESEPHEFIVYPQPANDVINIESEAVIHGFSLFDLSGREVHSQATFSNKITINTNDCPSGMYVLRISSSNRVQHLKIRVE, encoded by the coding sequence ATGAAACCTATTTATCGCGTTCTACTATTCCTGCTCGTTGCTTCTACATTAGCGATGGGGCAAGTTCGCGGAGTACATCTGGAACTCAAGGCCGTACTACCTCCCAACACAGATTTAATCAATTATAGAGTTGAGGTGATTGATAGCTCATTCACGAATCAGAGAGTGGTGCACGAGCTTTTCACCGATTTTGCGGGAGAAGTTGACTCCGTTCTTTCAGGAGCATACGATTCTGGTCAGATGATTATTCGCGTGTGGGGGTGCAACCAACAACTCGCATTTAACAAATCTGCAGCGTACGACACTATCAATGGAATCACATCAATGACGGATACAGCATATGTATCATGTGTGGATAGTTGTGAAGGGACCGTTACAGATCAGTTGACCAACAATACACTCACCTTGAGTTATGTCAATCATCCCAATTGGACAGGGCAAAACATGCGTTACTCCTTTTCAGATGGAACGACACAGAGCGGGGCCAATATTTCCAAAACATTTTCAATACCAGGGAAATACTATTGGGCTGCAGTGCATTTGGGGTGTGTAGTGCGTCAGGATACGGTCACAATTTCACCTGCCGACAGTTGTGAGGCCAAGTTTATAGTAGATACCGTCAATAGTTTTGGAGGGAACTTGGTGATTTGGAACATATCCGACTCCACCAGCTTTGGAGCCGATTCTCATACCTATTTCTGGAATTTTGGAGATGGAAATGCTGCTCAAGGTCCTTTCCCAACCCACGTTTATAGTCAGCCTGGAGCTTACAAGGTGAGTGTTCTGATGGAAGAGTACGATTCTCAAAACACACTAATTTGTTCTAGTTATCATGTGGAAACCGTAGGTATGGATGCCAATGGCGACTTGATCTACAAAACGGGGTACACCTTGAATGTGATGGATCCGTATACCATCGGCATAGAAGAAAGCGAACCCCATGAGTTTATCGTGTATCCTCAACCAGCGAATGATGTGATTAACATTGAATCAGAAGCCGTCATCCATGGGTTTTCGCTGTTTGATCTCTCAGGTCGAGAAGTGCATTCTCAAGCTACCTTTTCGAATAAAATCACAATAAATACAAATGATTGTCCCTCTGGGATGTATGTATTGCGTATTTCAAGTAGCAATCGAGTTCAGCATCTGAAAATCAGAGTTGAATAA
- a CDS encoding heme exporter protein CcmB, whose amino-acid sequence MWREIRYLIAKDLKLDFRQRYAIFATLLYAVSTTYLSYFIFRETSLNRLSWVALYWIITIFSALSSATRSFSAESQNRFWYYAQLVRPSSMILAKMIYNSILLVIIGVFTYGLFTFLLGNPIIDNLQMLVVVIIGTVGFSTTLTLLSAISAKTNNNTVLIAVLSIPLMLPLTILLVRASHVASLGMNWGENTYLIFLLLFSSLTGILSFILYPQIWRE is encoded by the coding sequence ATGTGGAGAGAAATCCGATATCTTATTGCCAAAGATCTCAAGCTCGATTTTCGTCAGCGGTATGCGATTTTCGCCACACTTCTCTATGCGGTCAGTACCACTTATCTCTCTTATTTCATCTTTAGAGAAACCAGTCTCAATCGACTTTCATGGGTTGCTCTGTATTGGATCATTACCATCTTTTCAGCCCTTTCTTCTGCCACTCGTAGTTTCAGTGCAGAGAGTCAAAATCGGTTTTGGTACTACGCCCAACTCGTTCGCCCTAGCTCGATGATTCTGGCGAAGATGATCTACAATTCCATCTTGCTCGTGATCATTGGAGTGTTCACATACGGATTGTTCACCTTCTTACTCGGCAATCCCATTATTGACAATCTCCAGATGTTGGTAGTGGTGATCATAGGAACGGTAGGTTTCTCTACCACACTAACGCTACTCTCCGCCATTTCTGCAAAAACGAATAACAACACTGTGCTCATTGCCGTATTGAGTATCCCGCTCATGCTTCCCCTCACTATACTTTTGGTAAGAGCCAGTCATGTGGCAAGCTTGGGAATGAATTGGGGAGAAAACACCTATCTCATCTTCCTCTTATTGTTTTCGTCGCTTACAGGAATCCTCTCCTTCATCCTTTATCCTCAAATCTGGAGGGAATAA
- a CDS encoding cytochrome c biogenesis protein — protein MSVKKHWWKAVGVLLVAYSIYAGFLNEVPRLDVLNESIRNLYFHVSMWFVMVPMMLVSLIFSIRFLKSQNPRFDKRASIFAETGMFFALMGLVTGSLWAKFTWGTFWTNDPKLNGTAITLLIYTAYFILRGSMNNEDQRGRLSAVYNVFAFVLMIVFIGVLPRLTDSLHPGNGGNAGFNQYDLDSRMRVVFYPAVIGWNLIGVWFAQLTFRIKTAREAIINQKEITDEILD, from the coding sequence TTGTCTGTTAAAAAACATTGGTGGAAGGCAGTTGGAGTACTGCTTGTCGCTTATAGTATCTACGCAGGTTTCTTGAATGAAGTCCCGCGTTTGGACGTTCTAAACGAGAGTATCCGTAACCTGTATTTTCACGTAAGTATGTGGTTCGTCATGGTTCCCATGATGCTCGTTTCCCTGATCTTCTCCATTCGTTTCTTGAAGTCTCAAAATCCGCGCTTCGATAAAAGAGCAAGCATTTTTGCCGAAACGGGAATGTTCTTCGCCTTGATGGGCTTAGTTACGGGTAGTCTTTGGGCAAAATTCACTTGGGGAACTTTTTGGACCAATGATCCAAAACTGAACGGAACGGCCATTACCCTTTTGATTTATACAGCCTACTTCATCTTGAGAGGCTCTATGAATAATGAAGACCAACGCGGCCGACTCAGTGCAGTTTACAACGTATTCGCTTTTGTGCTGATGATTGTCTTTATCGGGGTTCTACCTCGACTCACCGACTCTCTACACCCAGGCAACGGAGGCAATGCAGGTTTCAATCAATACGACCTCGATTCGAGAATGCGTGTGGTATTCTACCCCGCTGTCATTGGATGGAACCTTATTGGAGTTTGGTTTGCCCAACTCACTTTCAGAATTAAGACCGCTCGCGAAGCTATCATCAATCAAAAGGAAATTACGGATGAAATATTGGATTAA
- a CDS encoding CcmD family protein, which yields MKYWINTLILTLFSPLTFAQESGESIEMADVMRSNGKIYVVVGVLLIIFVGLIVNMVRLEKKMNRIEKEIKA from the coding sequence ATGAAATATTGGATTAACACCCTTATCCTCACCTTATTCTCTCCCCTCACATTTGCACAGGAATCTGGTGAATCCATTGAAATGGCGGACGTTATGCGCAGCAACGGTAAAATTTACGTGGTTGTTGGCGTTTTGCTAATCATTTTCGTGGGTTTGATTGTTAACATGGTTCGATTGGAAAAAAAGATGAATCGAATTGAGAAAGAGATAAAAGCATGA
- a CDS encoding cytochrome c maturation protein CcmE domain-containing protein: MKTSHIILLVVVAVLIGGIISTFQDASTYVTFDRADQNIGETYTVVGELNLEHDITFNPNTTMLRFTAVDDSGSQRVVYYNSPKPTDFEKSEKITMKGFATDTAFIASEVLMKCPSKYNEQNRMSGATDSYSSED, translated from the coding sequence ATGAAGACTTCACACATCATCCTACTTGTGGTAGTTGCCGTTTTAATTGGCGGTATCATTTCCACCTTTCAGGATGCGAGCACGTACGTTACGTTTGATCGCGCCGATCAAAACATTGGAGAGACGTACACCGTAGTTGGAGAGTTAAATCTCGAGCACGATATCACATTCAATCCAAACACCACCATGCTTCGTTTTACCGCGGTAGACGATTCTGGTAGTCAGCGTGTGGTTTACTACAACAGTCCAAAACCCACCGACTTCGAAAAGAGTGAAAAGATCACCATGAAGGGTTTTGCCACCGACACTGCATTTATTGCCTCAGAAGTGTTGATGAAATGTCCTTCAAAGTACAATGAACAAAACCGGATGAGCGGAGCAACAGACTCTTACAGCTCTGAAGATTAA
- the ccsA gene encoding cytochrome c biogenesis protein CcsA, giving the protein MEYIGEHLFVGDLGRFFVILSFATSILALFAYGKFWQREDRLEWRKLGRASYLMHAISVFGIVGTLFYMMLNHYYEYSYVWNHTSNELPTRYMFSSFWEGQEGSFLLWMFWHAVLGIIVMFTAKKWESSTMSVIVVIQAFLASMLLGIYIGDTKIGLSPFLLIRELPEYIGLPWTKNANYLLLIDEFKNGRGLNPLLQNYWMTIHPPTLFLGFASTLIPFAYAIGGLLTGNHKDWVKPALPWAFFSVGILGIGILMGGAWAYEALSFGGFWAWDPVENASLVPWLMMVGAAHLLLIQKNRGGSLPSAYLLTILSFLLILYSTFLTRSGILGDSSVHSFVDLGLHAQLLLVLLGFVIGSFALYFWRFKQFKKMGKEDELSSREFWMFIGAMVLLLSSLQITFSTSIPVWNSLFGPDGWIPLFTEKLANPNDPVQHYNRYQLPFAIVTGLLVAFGQFLTYKRSTAKQFWKSISASIFITLVLTVVMVLTLGMKHPLYIVMLFTSTWAVIANLDFWFRVGRKWKGISGPSVAHVGFGMILLGTLISQGQQEVITQNQSFLADDLPANKNKLLVLNDTAETRGYKMQWTNRSTDGRNIYFDLNIWEPGDENVSFSVQPFFQINERMGNVPEPSTQHYWNRDIYTHVTYADLRDSATRFNPWQNEIEAQLEVSDPHFIFNKHQLTLDSVIVYDIQAADGQFSGATVGAALSIRTMQDSIYHAIPIYHITTEGESFEDAIIEEVGLKFQFASADANQQKIIIKAWEHREAQEDVIIVQAIVFPYINILWIGCILMGIGSFMAVYQRLKKKS; this is encoded by the coding sequence GTGGAATATATTGGAGAACATTTGTTTGTAGGCGACCTCGGTCGCTTTTTTGTCATTCTGAGTTTTGCAACCTCTATCCTTGCCTTGTTCGCCTATGGTAAATTCTGGCAAAGAGAAGATCGTTTGGAATGGCGAAAACTAGGCCGTGCTTCTTACCTCATGCATGCCATATCGGTATTCGGCATTGTAGGAACGCTTTTCTACATGATGCTGAATCACTATTACGAATACAGCTACGTTTGGAACCACACTTCCAACGAACTCCCTACCCGATACATGTTCTCCAGTTTCTGGGAAGGACAAGAAGGTAGTTTCCTTCTGTGGATGTTCTGGCATGCCGTGCTCGGAATCATCGTGATGTTCACCGCGAAGAAATGGGAGTCGTCTACGATGAGCGTCATTGTGGTAATTCAGGCTTTCTTGGCATCCATGCTGCTCGGCATTTACATTGGCGATACCAAAATCGGTTTGAGTCCATTCTTGCTCATTCGCGAATTGCCAGAGTACATCGGACTTCCATGGACTAAAAACGCGAATTACTTATTGCTGATCGACGAATTCAAGAACGGTCGCGGATTGAATCCCCTCCTCCAGAACTATTGGATGACCATTCACCCGCCTACCCTCTTCTTGGGATTTGCTTCTACCTTGATTCCATTTGCCTATGCCATTGGAGGCTTGCTCACCGGCAACCACAAAGATTGGGTGAAACCCGCCTTGCCTTGGGCCTTCTTCAGCGTTGGAATTCTGGGAATCGGAATTTTAATGGGTGGAGCATGGGCTTACGAAGCATTGAGCTTCGGTGGATTCTGGGCTTGGGATCCCGTGGAAAATGCATCCTTGGTTCCTTGGTTGATGATGGTGGGCGCCGCTCACTTGTTGTTGATTCAAAAAAACCGAGGAGGATCACTCCCTTCTGCCTACCTTCTCACCATATTGAGCTTCTTGTTGATTCTCTATTCTACCTTCCTTACTCGAAGTGGAATCTTGGGAGATAGCTCTGTTCACAGTTTTGTGGATTTGGGTCTTCACGCTCAACTTCTATTGGTGTTGCTCGGTTTCGTTATTGGATCGTTTGCACTCTATTTCTGGAGATTCAAGCAGTTTAAAAAGATGGGGAAAGAAGACGAGCTGTCTTCTCGAGAGTTTTGGATGTTCATTGGAGCCATGGTTCTCCTACTTTCCTCACTTCAAATTACCTTCTCTACTTCAATTCCAGTTTGGAACAGCCTCTTTGGGCCTGATGGATGGATTCCGCTTTTCACGGAAAAACTCGCCAATCCAAACGACCCAGTTCAGCACTACAACCGCTACCAACTTCCATTTGCCATTGTTACGGGGCTTCTAGTAGCCTTCGGACAATTCCTGACGTACAAGCGTAGCACGGCAAAGCAGTTCTGGAAAAGCATCAGTGCTTCCATTTTCATCACTTTGGTGCTAACCGTTGTGATGGTATTGACGCTCGGAATGAAACATCCACTCTACATTGTGATGCTCTTCACTTCTACATGGGCCGTAATAGCCAACTTGGATTTCTGGTTCCGCGTAGGTAGAAAGTGGAAAGGCATTTCTGGACCTTCTGTAGCGCACGTAGGCTTTGGAATGATTCTCTTGGGTACACTTATTTCTCAAGGACAGCAGGAAGTGATTACGCAGAACCAATCGTTTTTGGCAGATGACCTTCCAGCCAACAAGAACAAACTCTTGGTGCTTAACGACACAGCCGAAACCCGAGGTTATAAAATGCAGTGGACCAATCGTTCCACCGATGGCAGAAACATCTATTTTGATCTAAACATCTGGGAGCCAGGTGACGAAAATGTCTCATTCAGTGTTCAACCTTTCTTCCAAATCAATGAAAGAATGGGGAATGTTCCAGAACCTTCTACCCAACACTACTGGAATAGAGACATCTACACGCACGTCACTTACGCGGATCTCCGAGATTCTGCCACTCGTTTCAACCCCTGGCAGAATGAAATTGAAGCTCAACTTGAAGTTTCAGATCCACATTTTATCTTCAACAAGCATCAGTTGACACTCGACTCGGTGATTGTGTACGATATTCAAGCAGCCGATGGACAGTTCTCTGGCGCCACAGTGGGTGCAGCTTTGAGCATTCGCACAATGCAAGACAGCATTTATCACGCTATTCCGATTTATCACATCACCACAGAGGGCGAATCTTTTGAGGATGCCATTATAGAAGAAGTGGGTTTGAAGTTCCAGTTTGCCTCAGCAGATGCCAATCAACAAAAGATTATCATCAAGGCATGGGAACACCGCGAAGCGCAAGAAGATGTCATCATCGTTCAGGCCATCGTATTCCCATACATCAATATTCTTTGGATCGGTTGTATCTTGATGGGGATTGGCTCCTTCATGGCAGTTTACCAACGTCTCAAAAAGAAGAGCTAA
- a CDS encoding Rossmann-like and DUF2520 domain-containing protein has protein sequence MMKVGIYGNGNAAWTLGQALKSKSEIQLSVSARDPEKGSALANELGVDFIPESEVETSGLDVLILAISDGAIAPTAASFDLVDTLLVHTSGPTPMDVLYNGSEKVGVFYPLQTMSKGKDTDFSQVPFLLESDTEDGLTLLKKLATLLSSDIREMSSVKRLALHASAVFVNNFTNHINAIATDICAKYNVPFDLLHPLIDKTAEVAKSGQASESQTGPAVRKDRITMMAHQSILSPSENEIYRLLSEHIQNRHETEL, from the coding sequence ATGATGAAAGTTGGGATATACGGAAATGGAAACGCCGCATGGACATTGGGACAGGCGTTGAAATCTAAATCCGAAATCCAATTGTCGGTAAGTGCCCGTGATCCTGAAAAAGGTAGTGCACTTGCTAACGAATTAGGTGTTGACTTCATTCCCGAATCCGAGGTGGAAACTTCAGGATTAGACGTACTCATACTCGCTATCTCAGATGGCGCTATTGCTCCAACGGCGGCTAGTTTTGATCTCGTGGACACCCTACTCGTACACACCAGTGGGCCTACTCCCATGGACGTGTTGTACAATGGATCTGAAAAGGTAGGGGTGTTTTATCCCCTCCAAACCATGTCCAAAGGAAAGGATACAGATTTTAGCCAAGTGCCTTTTTTGTTGGAATCAGACACGGAAGACGGACTTACCCTCCTAAAAAAATTAGCCACTCTATTGAGTTCGGATATCCGCGAAATGTCGAGTGTAAAACGGCTAGCCCTCCACGCCTCCGCAGTGTTCGTCAACAACTTCACCAATCACATCAACGCAATTGCCACCGACATTTGCGCGAAGTACAACGTGCCCTTTGATTTGCTACATCCACTGATCGATAAAACGGCTGAAGTCGCGAAATCAGGTCAGGCCAGCGAATCTCAAACAGGGCCAGCCGTTCGCAAAGACCGCATCACCATGATGGCACATCAAAGTATATTGAGTCCATCGGAAAATGAAATCTACCGCCTGCTCTCGGAGCACATTCAAAATAGACATGAAACAGAACTATAA
- a CDS encoding KdsC family phosphatase, with protein MKQNYKEKLNHVNTFVFDVDGVLTDGTVLLIPGQEPYRTFHSKDGYALQLALRKGYRIAIITGGKSVTVKERMESFGVKDIWMGSSDKKEAMEELFLMYDLQPEDVLYMGDDIPDYEALQMAGVACTPADGAQEVKAICDYVSPKNGGKGCVRDIIEQTLKVQNNWMLEGDHTW; from the coding sequence ATGAAACAGAACTATAAAGAGAAGCTCAACCACGTCAATACATTTGTGTTTGATGTAGACGGTGTACTCACAGACGGTACCGTTCTCCTCATCCCTGGTCAGGAGCCCTACCGTACGTTTCACAGCAAAGATGGATACGCTCTACAATTGGCATTGCGCAAGGGGTATCGAATCGCCATTATAACGGGAGGTAAGAGCGTTACCGTAAAAGAACGAATGGAGTCTTTTGGTGTGAAAGACATCTGGATGGGTTCTTCCGACAAGAAAGAAGCCATGGAAGAACTCTTTTTGATGTACGATTTGCAGCCTGAAGATGTGCTTTACATGGGCGATGACATTCCAGATTATGAAGCCCTCCAAATGGCTGGTGTGGCTTGTACTCCTGCCGATGGCGCTCAAGAAGTGAAAGCCATTTGTGATTATGTTTCCCCCAAGAATGGAGGAAAAGGTTGTGTACGTGACATCATTGAACAGACCCTTAAAGTGCAAAACAACTGGATGTTAGAAGGCGACCATACATGGTAA